Part of the Armatimonadota bacterium genome, AGGGGTGCGCCGGGAGTCGGGCAGGATCCCGCAGGTAGGCGGACTCCAGGAGGTGCCGTGGGAGCGGGAACGGCCCTCCGAAAGGCAGGCTGCCGGCAAAGGGGTAGCGCTCCTTCCACTGCACGACCAGAGTGTAGGGGTCCGCCGGGTTGGGGACCAGCACGTTGTCCACCTTGTCCAGGATGAAGCGGCTGACCAGGGGGGTCTGGGGGTTGCGGAAGACGCCGTAGGTGAAGCGCCAGTCCAGCGCGGTGACCGGGCGGCCGTCGTGCCAGGTGAATCCCCGCCGCAGGTGCCAGGTCACCCGCATCTTCCCGCCCGGCAGTAGCTCCCAGTCGCCGTCCTTGAGGGTGGGGAGCTTCTCCACCAGCAGCGGCATCCGCACCCAGCGGTCGGTGAAAGGAGCGGCCTGCGCGAACAGCGCGTGGTCCACGACGGAGGACGCCACCATGATGCTGAAGGCCCCCAGCCGGTCCGGCTCCTGGGCCATGCCGATGACCACCGTGTCCCGCGGCGGCTGCGCCCGGCCCGGTGCCGACCAAAGCAGCAGCGCCAGCGCCGCCGCCGCTGGCCGCAGCCACCATGCCCGCACCCCCCCACCCCGTGCGTCCACCGCTATACCCTCATCCGCGGGTCGAGGGCATCCCGCAGCCCATCGCCCAGGAAGTTGAAGCTTAGAACCGTGACGAAGACCAGCACCCCGGGCAACACGGCCAGCCACCAGGCGTTCCAGATGTAATCCTGGGCCCGCTGCAGCATGTTTCCCCAGGAAGGGGTAGGAGGCTGGATCCCCAGCCCCAGGTAAGAAAGCGCCGCCTCCCCCAGGATGAACCCTCCCACGGCCAGCGTGGTAGCCACGATCAGCGGCGCCACGGCGTTGGGCACCAGGTGGCGGAGCATGATGCGCGCTTCGGAGGCCCCCAGCGCCCGGGCGGCCTGCACAAACTCCTGCTCCCGTAGCGCCAGGACCTGGCTGCGGACCAGCCGGGCCACTCCGGTCCAGCCGAAGGCGACGAAGATGGCAACGATCCGGCCCACGCCCCCACCCGGCAGCAGCGCCGCCAGGATGAGGTAGAGCGGGATTGTCGGCAGGGCCAGGACCACATCGGTCAGGCGCATGAGGACGCCGTCCACCGCCCCGCCGTAGTAGCCGGCGGCGACCCCGATGACCGTACCCAGAAGGGCTACGCCCGCCGCGGAGAGGTAGCCCACACTCAGGGAGACCCGGCCGGCGTGCAGGGCGCGGGCGAAGACGTCGCGCCCCAGTTCGTCAGTGCCGAAGGGATGTGCCAGGCTGGGGGGGACCCAGCGCTCCCTCAGGGCGATCTGGTCCGACGGCTGCGGCGCCAGCCAGGGTGCCAGGGCCGCCGCCAGCGAGAGAATTAGCGCGATCCCCGCGCCAAGCAGCGCCAGCCGGTGGCGGCGGAAACGCCGCCAGGTCATCCTCGTGCCGCGCTCCGCCACGGCGCCTCCCCCCTGGGGAGGCTGCCGCCTCAGCGCCATGACCATCTGCCCGCCTGTCACCAGCCTCTCACGTCCTCACCCGTACCGGATGCGCGGGTCGACCAGAGCGTAGGCCAGATCCGCCAGCAGGTTCGCCCCCACCGTGACCACCGCCAGCAGCAGCAGCACGGCCATGGCCACGTTGAAGTCGTGGCCGAGGACCGCCTGGAAGAGCAACAGCCCCATGCCCGGCCAGGAGAAGACCGTTTCGGTGAGTACGGCCCCGTTCACCACTCCGGGAATGGCCAGGGCCACCAGCGTGATTACGGGCAGCAGCGCGTTGCGCAGGGCGTGCCCCTGGATCACCCGGGCCTCCGAGAGGCCCTTCGCCCTTGCCGTCCGCACGTAGTCCTGGTGGATGACCTCCAGGAGGCTGCTGCGCATGTAGCGCGTCCACGCAGCGGCTCCACTGGTGGCCAGCACCGAGACGGGCAGCACCAGGTGCCACAGACGATCCAGCAGCGCCGGCCAGCCCGGGGCAACCCCGGGGGTGGCCAGGCCGCCCGGTGGAAAGAGGGGAAGCCAGACGGCGAAGACCAGGATCACCAGGATCCCCTGCCAGAAGTTGGGGACCGCCAGACCGATGAAGGAAAGGACGGTAATCCCGTAGTCGGCGGGCGAGTACTGGCGCAGGGCCGAGTAGATCCCGGCGGCTGTCCCCCCGGCCAGCGCCAGGAGGAAGGCGGTCCCCGCCAGCAGGAGGGTGTTGCCCAGCCGCTGTGAGAGCAGCTCGCGTACGGGGAGGGCGTAGGTCCGGGAATACCCCAGGTCTCCCCGGGATACGGCCCGCAGCCACTTCAGGTATCGTACCAGCAGCGGATCGTCCAGCCCGTAGTACTGACGCAGTCGCTGGACATCCGCCGGCATGACCTCCGGATTGGCCGTGGCCATCAGCTCTACGGGATCGCCCGGCGTCCACACCAGCAGGGCGAAGACCAGGAGACTCAGCCCCAGCAGGACGACCCAGGTCTGGGCCAGCCGGCCCACAAGATAGCGCTGCACCGCTCCTCACGGGGCCTCGGCCGTCCAGTGGCCGCTTTGCACGCGCCCCTCCCCGGTCCCGCTCATACCACCCCGTCATGCGCTGCAGGGCTAGTGCAGGCCCCGGATGACCCACTCCAGGGGATTTGTGCTCAGCAGGACCTGCCGCCGCCGCCGCTCCTCCAGGACGTCGATGGACTCGCCCAAGACGGCCCCTGCCGGGGTCCTGGTGGCTACGGCGGGCTCCGTCACCTTCCGCCGCGTCTCCTGCACCGGCTCCTGCCGCGCTGCCGGGCGAACCCTGTGGGCTTCGAGAAACGCCTCTACATCAGGCCGCAGCACCCGAAGGGCCCTCCCGATACGCACGGCCGGCAGCTCCCCGGTGCGGATGTAGCGGTAGATGGTGAGTTTGTTGAGCTGCAGGTACTCTGCCACCTGCTCAACCGTCATCGGGTCCGCCGGGGTCCTGTGCCGCATGACCGCTCTCCTCACCATCCTAGCCGCACCAGAATATACTCGGATATACGATACACCACTTCACTCTCAAGGTCCTGCCAGCGCCCCCCTTCATCAGGACATACTGGACTTCACCAAAGTTCACCAGATCGCCTCCCCGCCGGGACCGGCGGAGCCGGGGGGAATGGAGGCTCAGGGGTCGGAGTCTCAGTGGTGGGAGCGACCCCGGGCGTACTGTCCCGCCCCGAAAAGGCCAATCACCAGCCCGGCCAGTGAGGCCGCATAGGCGCCGATGCCGAGCAAGAGGCTCGGCTCGAGGCGCCGGATGACCATCAACAGGAGGACGATCCAGGCCGCCAGCAGCAGCCCACCTCCCACCGCCATGAGCCTGAAAGGTGCCATTGCTCCAGCCCCGGTCCGCTCCGGCCCGAGTTCACCCCGGGCCACGCTGTCCAAGAGTTCCCCACACCCGCCTAGGTTCGGGATGTGGCCGCCGGCACCGTATCCCGTTCAGCCCCGTAGAGCCAGCAGGCCACGTGGTGGCCCTCCGCTGGCTGGAAGTGCGGGGGGACCCGGACGTCGCAGACCCCGGCGATCGCCGCGGCGCAGCGCGGGTGGAAGCGACAACCGGCGGGGGGCTTGAGCAGGCTGGGCGGCTCGCCCGGCGGGACGTCTCGCATCCGCGCCGCGTTGTCCGGATCCGGGTCGGGAATGGCGGCCAGCAGCGCCTGGGTGTAGGGGTGCTTCGGCGCCCGCAGCAGCTCCTCCACCGGCGCCTGCTCGATGAGCATCCCACCGTACATGACGAAGACGCGTTCGCAGAAGTAACGCACCGTTGAGAGGTCGTGGGTAATGTAGATGATGCTCAGGTCGTGCCTGGCCTGCAGGCCCCTCAGAAGGTGCAGGACCTCCACGCGCACAGAGGCGTCCAGCATGGAGACCGGCTCGTCGGCCACGATGAGCTGCGGCTCCAGGATCATGGCCCGCGCCACCACCAGCCGCTGCTGCTGCCCCCCGCTGAGCATGTGGGGGAACCGGTGCAGGAAGTCCTCCACGGGGGTGAGCTTCACCTCCTCCAGGATCCTGCGGATGCGGCGCATCCGCTCCTCGATCCGCGTCACCCCGTTGATCAGCAGCGGCTCCTCCAGGATGCGCTGCGCGGGCATGAAGGGCGGGAGGGCTCCGTAGGGATCCTGCTGCACGTAGCCGACGCGCGAGCGGTACCAGCGCAGGTCTTCCGACCCGTGCACCCGCCGGCCGTCGAAAACGATCTCCCCTCGCGTGGGGGGGTGCAGGCCCAGGATGGTCTTGGCCAGGGTGCTCTTGCCGCAACCGCTTTCCCCGACCACAGCCACCGCCTCCCCGCGCAGCAGGTCGAAGCTCACCCCGTCCACGGCGCGCACCCATCCCACCCGGACGAATCCCAGGCGACGGAGCTCGAACCAGGTGTGCAGATCACGCACGGAGAGCAGGACGTCGTCCGGCACGGCGGCCCTCACGCGTACAGCCAGCACTTCACCTGGCGCTGGCCCTCCACGGTCAATAGCGGCGGCTCCTGGTTGCAGCGGGAGAAGCGCGCCGGGCAGCGGTCGGCGAAGCGGCAGCCCGGCGGCGGGCCGATCAGGCTGGGAGGCCGGCCGGGGATGAAGCCCAGGGCCTTGGTCTGCCGCAGCGTGGGGACGCTGGCCATCAACGCCCGGGAATAGGGGTGCAATGGTTCCCGGTAGAACTGGGCGGCCTGGCTGGCCTCGACGATCTGTCCGGCATACATCACCGCCGCGTCGTCGGCGATCTCGCTGCTGGTGGCGATGTCGTGGGTGATGAGGATGAAGCTGGTGCCCATGTCCCGTTTGATGGCCTTCAGCACGTTCATGATGTTGGCCTGGGTGAGGACGTCCAGGGCGGAGGTGGGCTCGTCCAGCAGGACCACGTCGGGGAGGGTGACCAGGGCCATGGCGATGGCCACCCGCTGGCGCATGCCGCCGGAGAGCTCGAAGGGATAGCGGTCCAGGAAGTCCAGCGGGACGCCCACCTGGCGGAAGATCTCCGCGGCGGAGCGGCGCGCCTCGGCCGGGCTGCCCGCCCGCCCGTGCACCACCAGGGGCTCCGCCACCTGCTCGCCCACCCGCAGCACGGGGTTGAGCGCGTTCATCGCCCCCTGTGGTACCAGGGCCAGTCGCACCCAGCGCACCTCGCGGCGGAACCGCTCCTCGGGGAAGGCCATGACGTCGCTGCCGTTGAGCCGGATGCGCCCGCTGTAGGTGTGCACGTTACGCGGCAGGAGGCGGAGGATGGCCCGGGCCAGGGAACTCTTGCCGCAGCCGGACTCCCCCACTACCACCAGGGTCCGCCCCCGACGCAGGGTTAGGGAGACGTCGTCCACCGCCTGCACCGGCCCCTTGGTGGTGCGGAAGTGCAGGCGGAGCTCCTCCACGGTGAGAACGCCGTCGTGCCCCATCAGATCTCCCGCAGGCGGGGGTTGAAAATTCGGTCCAGGGCAAAGCCCAGCATGGTGAAGCCCAGACCGGTGAGCATCAAGAGCACCGCCGGCTCCAGCACCCAGTAGTAGTGCCCGGAAAAGAGCGCGCCCTTGCTGTAGGCATCCTCGATCACCTTCCCCCATGTGGGCAGCACCGGGTCGCCCAGCCCCAGGACCGCCAGTGTGGCCTCCAGGAAGACAAACGAGGGGATGAGGGTGACGAACTGGGGGATGAGCACGGGCACGGCCCGCGGGATCATGTAGACGAAGACCGTGCGCAGGTTCCCCGCTCCGTAGGCTCTGGCCGCCTCGATGTAGGGCGCCTCCCTGACCTGAAGGAAGAGCGCGCGGTAGGTCTTGATGCCAGCGCCGAAGATACCCAGGAGGATGACCACGCCCAGGATGACCCAGATGCTGCGGGAGTAGAGGGTGCCGATCATGATGAGGATGGGCAACGCCGGCAGGATCAGGTTGACCTCAGTGATACGCTGGATGGCTCCGTCCACCCAGCGCCCGTACCAGACCCCCACCGCCGCGATCACCAGAGTGCTCAGGGTGGACCCCACGGCCGCCAGCAGGCCGAAGGCCATAGCGATGGGCGCCCCCCACAGCAGAGGGATCATCAGGTCCCTCCGCAGGTGGTCTGTCCCCGCCAGCCCGTGCGCCTTGCCGTAGACCACCAGCCTGGCTTCCAGGGTGGAGGCCTGCTCAAAGAGGTACCCCCGGATCAGGAGCTGGTACCGCCCGCGCAGCACCCGGTCGGGAGCGTCCGGGCTGGCCAGGAGAACGACCTCGGGGGGACCGCCCAGCTCCTGACGCAGGCGGGGGTCGTCGGAGAGTCGGTAGACCTCCCGGGGGCGGACGGTGAACTCGTTGATCCGGATCTCGGCGCCGTCGGGCGTGCGCCAGAGGAGAGCCACATGTGGCGGCCGGTCCACCGCCTGGGTCTGGAAGAAGACCCCCAGGCCGTCGGGGAACTCCCGATAGGGGTAGTCGAAGGCCAGGGTCATGGTGACCTGCCGCACCCCCCCGCCTAACTCCTCCACCCGGCGGGGCGCGACCTGGCTTCGCACGAGGATGGTGCGCGGCAGGTCGGGGCGAAAGAGCGCCATCCACACCGGGCGGGCATTGCGCGGGTTCTCCAGCCACAGCGCCTCCCCGCCGCGCCACAGCCGGATGGCCTCGCCGTAGGGGATGGCCAGGACGGCGTAGACGGAGGCGAGGATCAGCAGGCCGATGATGGAGAGGCCGGCGATGGCGGAGGGATAATGGCGCAGCTCGGTCAGAATCCTGCTCACCGCTGCCCCTCCAGCCCCACCTTCACCCGCGGGTCAATGAGCGCGTAGAGGATGTCCAGGACAAAGACGGTCACCGCCAGCAGGTAGGCGTAGATGATGGTGGCGCCCACGATCACCGGGGTGTCGTAGAGTCCGATGGCCTGGAAGAGGGCGCGCCCCAGCCCCGGCCAGTTGAAGACGGTCTCCAGGACGATGGCCCCGGTCCAGGCGCCGATCAGGGAGAGGGCGAAGCTGGTCACGATGGTGGGCAGCGTCGGCCGCAGGATGTAGCGCCGCTCGATGGCCCGGGAGGTGAGACCCTTGGCCTTGGCCACCTCCACGTAGTCCTCGCTGGAGAAGATTAGGAAGAAGGTCCGCCAGGAGTAGACGGAAAGGAAGATGGTGGTGAGGAACAGCGCCGTCATGGGCAGGATCATGTGGCGCAGCACGCTGGCGGCGTAGGCCAGGGAGCCCTGCGGCGGAGGGGCGTCCACCATGCCCCCGAAGGGCAGTACCCGCAGCAGGGCGGCGAAGATCAGGATGAGGAAGATGCCGTAGAACCATGCTGGCGGCGCGGAGGTGGGCGCCAGGGCGATCACCGCCCGGTCCAGGGGGCTGCCGTAGCGGCGGGAGAGGGCCAGGGCGGCGAAGACCGAGGCAAAGAACAGCAGGAGCTGAGCGCTGACGAAGAGCAGCAGCGTGGGCGGCAGGCGGTCCAGGATGATGTTGCGCACCAGGCGCGAGCCGGTGTCGCTGGTCATCCGCTCGGCAAAGCCCAGGCGCAACCGCAACGCCTCCCGCAGGTAAACCACGGTGCGCACCAGAAAGGGCCGGTCCAGCCCCAGGCGCTCCT contains:
- a CDS encoding ABC transporter permease; amino-acid sequence: MQRYLVGRLAQTWVVLLGLSLLVFALLVWTPGDPVELMATANPEVMPADVQRLRQYYGLDDPLLVRYLKWLRAVSRGDLGYSRTYALPVRELLSQRLGNTLLLAGTAFLLALAGGTAAGIYSALRQYSPADYGITVLSFIGLAVPNFWQGILVILVFAVWLPLFPPGGLATPGVAPGWPALLDRLWHLVLPVSVLATSGAAAWTRYMRSSLLEVIHQDYVRTARAKGLSEARVIQGHALRNALLPVITLVALAIPGVVNGAVLTETVFSWPGMGLLLFQAVLGHDFNVAMAVLLLLAVVTVGANLLADLAYALVDPRIRYG
- a CDS encoding ABC transporter permease, which codes for MTGGQMVMALRRQPPQGGGAVAERGTRMTWRRFRRHRLALLGAGIALILSLAAALAPWLAPQPSDQIALRERWVPPSLAHPFGTDELGRDVFARALHAGRVSLSVGYLSAAGVALLGTVIGVAAGYYGGAVDGVLMRLTDVVLALPTIPLYLILAALLPGGGVGRIVAIFVAFGWTGVARLVRSQVLALREQEFVQAARALGASEARIMLRHLVPNAVAPLIVATTLAVGGFILGEAALSYLGLGIQPPTPSWGNMLQRAQDYIWNAWWLAVLPGVLVFVTVLSFNFLGDGLRDALDPRMRV
- a CDS encoding ABC transporter permease; this translates as MAEALPLVTPRRARPAVETLLRVVTYSTTRLVALFLTVVVGVYLTILVANMGGYVDVIKRTEIREQVGISVSFDPTMQRLPAEERQKRIEELVKIEEERLGLDRPFLVRTVVYLREALRLRLGFAERMTSDTGSRLVRNIILDRLPPTLLLFVSAQLLLFFASVFAALALSRRYGSPLDRAVIALAPTSAPPAWFYGIFLILIFAALLRVLPFGGMVDAPPPQGSLAYAASVLRHMILPMTALFLTTIFLSVYSWRTFFLIFSSEDYVEVAKAKGLTSRAIERRYILRPTLPTIVTSFALSLIGAWTGAIVLETVFNWPGLGRALFQAIGLYDTPVIVGATIIYAYLLAVTVFVLDILYALIDPRVKVGLEGQR
- a CDS encoding ABC transporter permease, translated to MSRILTELRHYPSAIAGLSIIGLLILASVYAVLAIPYGEAIRLWRGGEALWLENPRNARPVWMALFRPDLPRTILVRSQVAPRRVEELGGGVRQVTMTLAFDYPYREFPDGLGVFFQTQAVDRPPHVALLWRTPDGAEIRINEFTVRPREVYRLSDDPRLRQELGGPPEVVLLASPDAPDRVLRGRYQLLIRGYLFEQASTLEARLVVYGKAHGLAGTDHLRRDLMIPLLWGAPIAMAFGLLAAVGSTLSTLVIAAVGVWYGRWVDGAIQRITEVNLILPALPILIMIGTLYSRSIWVILGVVILLGIFGAGIKTYRALFLQVREAPYIEAARAYGAGNLRTVFVYMIPRAVPVLIPQFVTLIPSFVFLEATLAVLGLGDPVLPTWGKVIEDAYSKGALFSGHYYWVLEPAVLLMLTGLGFTMLGFALDRIFNPRLREI
- a CDS encoding ABC transporter ATP-binding protein codes for the protein MPDDVLLSVRDLHTWFELRRLGFVRVGWVRAVDGVSFDLLRGEAVAVVGESGCGKSTLAKTILGLHPPTRGEIVFDGRRVHGSEDLRWYRSRVGYVQQDPYGALPPFMPAQRILEEPLLINGVTRIEERMRRIRRILEEVKLTPVEDFLHRFPHMLSGGQQQRLVVARAMILEPQLIVADEPVSMLDASVRVEVLHLLRGLQARHDLSIIYITHDLSTVRYFCERVFVMYGGMLIEQAPVEELLRAPKHPYTQALLAAIPDPDPDNAARMRDVPPGEPPSLLKPPAGCRFHPRCAAAIAGVCDVRVPPHFQPAEGHHVACWLYGAERDTVPAATSRT
- a CDS encoding helix-turn-helix domain-containing protein — its product is MTVEQVAEYLQLNKLTIYRYIRTGELPAVRIGRALRVLRPDVEAFLEAHRVRPAARQEPVQETRRKVTEPAVATRTPAGAVLGESIDVLEERRRRQVLLSTNPLEWVIRGLH
- a CDS encoding ABC transporter ATP-binding protein, which codes for MGHDGVLTVEELRLHFRTTKGPVQAVDDVSLTLRRGRTLVVVGESGCGKSSLARAILRLLPRNVHTYSGRIRLNGSDVMAFPEERFRREVRWVRLALVPQGAMNALNPVLRVGEQVAEPLVVHGRAGSPAEARRSAAEIFRQVGVPLDFLDRYPFELSGGMRQRVAIAMALVTLPDVVLLDEPTSALDVLTQANIMNVLKAIKRDMGTSFILITHDIATSSEIADDAAVMYAGQIVEASQAAQFYREPLHPYSRALMASVPTLRQTKALGFIPGRPPSLIGPPPGCRFADRCPARFSRCNQEPPLLTVEGQRQVKCWLYA